One Leopardus geoffroyi isolate Oge1 chromosome C1, O.geoffroyi_Oge1_pat1.0, whole genome shotgun sequence DNA segment encodes these proteins:
- the WDFY1 gene encoding WD repeat and FYVE domain-containing protein 1 isoform X2, which translates to MASPCSAMAYHHDSRRIFVGQDNGAVMEFHVSEDFNKMNFIKTYPAHQNRVSAIIFSVAAEWVISTGHDKCVSWMCTRSGNMLGRHFFTSWASCLQYDYDTQYAFVGDYSGQITLLKLEQNSCSVITTLKGHEGSIACLWWDPLQRLLFSGASDNSIIMWDIGGRKGRTLLLQGHHDRVQSLCYLQLTRQLVSCSSDGGIAVWNMDVSREEAPQWLESDSCQKCEQPFFWNIKQMWDTKTLGLRQHHCRKCGQAVCGKCSSKRSSYPVMGFEFQVRVCDSCYDSIKDEDRTSLATFHEGKHNITHMSMDVARGLMVTCGTDRIVKIWDMTPVVGCSLATGFSPC; encoded by the exons ATGGCCT CTCCTTGCTCTGCTATGGCTTACCATCATGACAGCAGACGGATATTTGTGGGCCAAGATAATGGAGCCGTCATG GAATTTCatgtttctgaagattttaataaaatgaactttATCAAGACTTACCCAG CTCATCAGAACCGAGTGTCTGCGATTATCTTCAGCGTGGCTGCCGAGTGGGTGATCAGCACCGGCCACGACAAGTGCGTCAGCTGGATGTGCACCCGCAGCGGGAACATGCTCGGGAGGCACTTCTTCACTTCCTGGGCTTCGTGTTTACA ATACGATTATGATACTCAGTATGCTTTTGTTGGCGATTACTCTGGGCAGATCACCCTGCTGAAGCTTGAACAGAACTCCTGTTCAGTTATTACAACCCTCAAAGGACATGAAG GTAGCATCGCCTGCCTCTGGTGGGACCCTCTTCAGCGGTTACTCTTCTCGGGAGCCTCTGACAACAGCATCATCATGTGGGACATCGGAGGAAGGAAAGGCCGCACCCTGCTGCTGCAGGGCCACCA TGACAGGGTGCAGTCCCTGTGTTACCTTCAGCTCACGAGGCAGCTCGTCTCCTGTTCGTCGGATGGTGGAATCGCAGTGTGGAACATGGACGTTAGCAGAGAGGAG GCTCCTCAGTGGTTAGAGAGCGATTCTTGTCAGAAATGCGAGCAGCCCTTTTTCTGGAACATAAAACAGATGTGGGACACAAAGACACTAGGGTTGAGACAG caTCACTGCAGGAAGTGCGGGCAGGCTGTCTGCGGCAAGTGCAGCAGCAAGCGCTCCAGCTACCCCGTCATGGGCTTCGAGTTCCAAGTCCGCGTGTGCGATTCCTGCTACGACTCCATCAAAGACGAGGA TCGGACTTCTCTAGCAACCTTCCATGAAGGAAAGCATAACATTACCCACATGTCCATGGACGTTGCCAGGGGACTGATGGTGACCTGTGGGACCGACCGCATCGTAAAG ATTTGGGACATGACACCTGTGGTGGGCTGCAGTCTGGCAACTGGGTTTTCTCCGTGTTGA